The sequence CACGATTGATAGGTCTGCCTATATGCCTGGAGTTTTACTTACCATTAGAAAAGTCCGTAAACTTCAAACCTTAGTTTACGGACTTGAGAGGATTCTTTAAATTCAGCTAAATGTTATTACCTTTACGATCGGGCGAGCTTCAGAAACTTATACCAGCAGTCGCTACAGGCAATCAATTTCGTGAGGCATTAGGCAACCCTAGGAAGATTCTCCAACGTATCCTGATTTCATCGATTGGTGGAGTTATAACCTTGTTGATAAGTCAAAGTCAGGTCGCAAGTCAATTTTATTCTCTATGGTTAGTAGTAGGAGTAGTATTTTTACTATTTATATTATGGGGACCAATAGTTGAGGCAGGAAATAAAAATGCAGAACTTCGTAAATATCCTTTTGCAGCTTTATTTGACGGTCGTGTAGAAGATATCTTCACAAGAGAAAAAATAGAAAATCGTCAGGAACAAGCAAATAAAATTGGCAAACTTGAGATTGTAGAAAATCGGAGAACTTGGTTATTTTTAGAAATAGGAGATGAAGAAGGGTATTTGGGACAAGTATATTTTCCAATGGAAAAAGTTCATCAATCGATTAGAAGAGGAACTAGTATCAGATGTATTGTATTAAGTCAAAGTAGAGATTTTAAAAGTATTTCTGCAATAACTGACGCTTGGCTACCTTCTCAGAGATTATGGGTAGGAGAATACCCATATTTACTACGTCCTGCCTTTGAGGAATTGTGCAAATTCCGTTTAAGTTAAATTAACTTAATTATATATCATCTTTATCTTTTATCTAAATAAAATTATACTATTACATCAATTCTATGTAAGGTTCATATGAGCAATGTTTTAAGAGTTAGAATAGGGAAAGGTATATTATGTCTAATTAGGATTTAGTTGATTAATATGATCAAAACTTCAATTATAACAATATTAGGCTCTGGTCCTACAGGAGCCACATTAGCTTTAGCCTTAGCATGTTCAGGCTCTACAATTAATTTATACGATCCGAAACTAAAACATGAGATTGCATCAAAGAGTAGAGCATATGCTTTATCACAATCAACAAGAATTCTACTTAAACAAATCAATATATGGGATAAACTAGAACCTTATCTAATATCATTCGATAAACTATTAATTTTTGACGACGAAAATGAAAAAGAAATATTATTCAATCCAACTGATCTTGATTATGATGAACACAATGATAATAGTATTGGATGGATAATAGAACATGAAAATTTAATGAATACATTATTTACGGAGATAGATAATCTTAAACAAATTAATACACATTTTGGTCATTCACTAAATTATCAATATGATTCATCTGAATTAATCATAGCAGCTGATGGAACAAACTCAATGACAAGGAATAATTGGGGAATAGATTTATTTGGGACTTTATATAAGCAAGGTTGCATTACTGCAAAAATACTTTTTAGAGGAAGTGATATGAAGACAGCCTATGAAATATTCAGATCAGAAGGCCCACTGGCTATCCTGCCAATGGGAAATGACATATATCAAGTCATTTGGACAGCACCATTTGATTTATGTTTAACAAGAGTAGAACAAAATGAATCAAGGTTTTTAGATTCTCTTGCTTCTATTTTGCCTTATAATTTAGAACCAGACGTTCTCGTAGAGAAACCTTGTGTATTTCCAGTGAAATTATCTATTGCTAAACAATTTTATAAAGGAAAAGGTTTTTTGGTTGGTGAGTGTGCTCATTCATGCCATCCGGTTGGAGGTCAAGGCTTAAATCTCTGTTTAAGAGATGTAGAAGAATTGTCGAATCTATTAAAGAACTTTAATAAACAAAGTAGAAATTTATCTAAAATACAACATCAATACAGCGTCAATAGGTTTTTCGATATTGTTTCAGTTTTAATCATTACAGATTTATTGGTTAGAGTATTTTCAACAAGAAATCCTCTTGTAATTAAATTACGCTACTTAGTTTTGAAATTAGTTGATAGTATACCTATAATAAAAAAGGTTACACTAAAAATCATGACCTACGGACCTACAAAGACTTTTTTCTCTAATTCAGGAATCTAAGTTTTAATTATATAAATATGGTAATTACTACACACAAGCAACAACCATTTTCCGACAAACTAATAAATCACTTATTACAAAAAGTTG comes from Prochlorococcus sp. MIT 1307 and encodes:
- a CDS encoding FAD-dependent monooxygenase, with amino-acid sequence MIKTSIITILGSGPTGATLALALACSGSTINLYDPKLKHEIASKSRAYALSQSTRILLKQINIWDKLEPYLISFDKLLIFDDENEKEILFNPTDLDYDEHNDNSIGWIIEHENLMNTLFTEIDNLKQINTHFGHSLNYQYDSSELIIAADGTNSMTRNNWGIDLFGTLYKQGCITAKILFRGSDMKTAYEIFRSEGPLAILPMGNDIYQVIWTAPFDLCLTRVEQNESRFLDSLASILPYNLEPDVLVEKPCVFPVKLSIAKQFYKGKGFLVGECAHSCHPVGGQGLNLCLRDVEELSNLLKNFNKQSRNLSKIQHQYSVNRFFDIVSVLIITDLLVRVFSTRNPLVIKLRYLVLKLVDSIPIIKKVTLKIMTYGPTKTFFSNSGI